The following proteins come from a genomic window of Thalassoglobus sp. JC818:
- a CDS encoding BatA domain-containing protein: MSSWILQHFLNPSFFWAGMALVAAPIIIHLINRLRYKRVRFAAMDFLLASQKRNQRRILIEQLLLLLLRILLILAIVALLARMILDPSQLSLFQGAKSHHVVVIDDSLSMQQRTADGTVFDTAKEVVRRLVAEGADSPQSQIFTLVRMSAPSTTLSGLSEVQLNSDLLVELTDRLDAIKCTHQAAQPDRALDVVLERLTADRSAVRHVHVISDFRELNWIESKSAIASLKALESADTNVNLVKCVEDSTENLSVTQLGGKVEVAAAGVPVTLEATIQNQGVRTASDVRADVFLDGTRTPRTIDFQDIAPGEQTSRRFDVVFETAEHHQVDLRIRDDALEPDNFRFLTVDVPQEIPVLIVDGSPGTEQALYVADALAADTSVTGFSVDVQTPDDLRRTPLENFDLIYLINVPEIAPDALIALTDYVSNGGGLVWYLGDSIRPAFYNEKLFQPEASLFPVRIEVAPRELNRDENGSTAQPDLVPAESPLFQLLTDAEVPILDLVFVNLYFPMASASTDLPNIAPDVSVLARLKNDAPVFLEHRFGRGRVVTCLTSAGPLVNPQGTVWTNWANGPASFSFAVFQLELAKHVIRQDRSLPALESGQPIEFKLNQAFYQPDVEVLSPSDQIDRIQATPPAQEEGDSNSSDPDGTLFNVIYRNTDQPGIYSFGLATQQPGREERLYAVNVPPSEGALAIAETDALKNELGLESTIQIHSVGTYDWIRNESPGSEIRWLLLLLIPLLCIAEQFLASRLSYVD; the protein is encoded by the coding sequence ATGTCTTCGTGGATTCTACAGCACTTTTTGAATCCCTCCTTCTTCTGGGCGGGAATGGCGCTGGTTGCAGCACCGATCATCATTCATCTCATCAATCGACTGCGGTATAAGCGCGTTCGATTTGCTGCGATGGACTTTCTGCTTGCGAGTCAGAAACGGAATCAACGCCGAATTCTCATCGAGCAGCTTCTCCTTCTCCTGCTGCGCATCCTTCTCATTCTCGCAATCGTTGCACTTCTCGCGCGAATGATTCTGGACCCATCACAGCTCTCGCTCTTCCAGGGAGCTAAGTCACACCATGTGGTTGTGATCGATGACTCATTGTCGATGCAACAAAGAACAGCTGATGGGACCGTCTTCGACACTGCGAAAGAAGTTGTCCGTCGACTGGTCGCGGAGGGGGCAGACTCTCCTCAATCACAGATTTTCACACTCGTCCGCATGTCAGCACCATCGACGACACTTTCCGGACTGAGCGAAGTCCAACTGAACAGTGATCTCCTCGTTGAACTGACCGATCGTCTTGACGCGATTAAATGCACACACCAGGCAGCGCAACCCGACCGAGCTTTGGATGTCGTTCTCGAACGTCTGACCGCGGACCGTTCAGCTGTGCGCCACGTGCATGTCATTTCAGACTTCCGTGAATTGAACTGGATCGAAAGCAAATCGGCCATCGCGTCCTTGAAAGCTCTTGAGTCTGCCGACACGAACGTCAATCTCGTGAAATGCGTCGAAGACTCGACCGAAAACCTGAGCGTGACTCAACTCGGAGGAAAAGTTGAAGTCGCTGCCGCTGGCGTTCCGGTCACACTCGAAGCGACAATTCAAAATCAAGGAGTGAGAACAGCCAGCGACGTTCGTGCCGATGTCTTCCTCGACGGCACACGCACACCTCGTACAATCGACTTCCAGGACATTGCTCCCGGAGAACAAACCTCGAGACGATTCGACGTTGTCTTCGAGACCGCCGAACACCATCAGGTCGATCTGCGAATCCGTGACGATGCGCTCGAACCGGACAATTTCCGGTTCCTGACAGTCGATGTTCCGCAAGAGATTCCCGTACTGATTGTGGACGGTTCGCCCGGAACCGAGCAGGCTTTATACGTCGCTGATGCTCTGGCAGCTGATACTTCAGTCACCGGATTTTCTGTCGACGTTCAAACCCCGGATGATTTACGAAGAACGCCGCTTGAAAACTTCGACCTCATTTACCTCATCAACGTTCCGGAAATCGCTCCCGATGCGCTGATTGCCTTGACCGACTATGTCTCCAATGGAGGCGGACTCGTCTGGTATCTGGGCGATTCCATTCGGCCTGCCTTCTACAACGAGAAACTCTTTCAGCCCGAAGCCAGCTTGTTCCCAGTACGAATTGAAGTGGCTCCGCGTGAATTGAATCGAGACGAAAACGGCAGCACCGCCCAACCTGATCTCGTTCCCGCGGAGTCTCCGCTCTTTCAACTGCTCACCGATGCAGAAGTTCCGATTCTCGATCTCGTCTTCGTGAATCTCTACTTTCCAATGGCCTCTGCGAGTACGGACCTTCCAAACATCGCTCCGGATGTTTCCGTGTTAGCACGACTCAAAAACGATGCACCCGTTTTTCTCGAACATCGATTCGGAAGAGGCCGCGTTGTGACCTGTTTGACATCGGCCGGGCCGCTTGTGAATCCACAAGGCACCGTATGGACCAACTGGGCCAACGGACCAGCCAGCTTCAGCTTTGCGGTCTTCCAACTCGAACTGGCCAAACATGTGATTCGCCAGGACCGCTCTCTCCCAGCACTCGAGAGCGGACAACCGATCGAATTCAAACTCAATCAGGCGTTCTATCAACCCGATGTCGAAGTCCTATCACCTTCCGACCAGATTGACCGCATTCAAGCAACACCGCCAGCACAAGAGGAAGGTGATTCCAACTCTTCAGACCCAGATGGAACACTTTTCAATGTGATCTATCGGAACACCGACCAACCAGGAATTTACAGCTTCGGACTCGCCACTCAGCAACCAGGACGGGAAGAACGCCTGTACGCGGTCAACGTCCCTCCTTCCGAAGGAGCATTGGCGATTGCAGAGACAGACGCATTGAAGAATGAACTCGGGCTGGAGTCCACAATCCAGATTCATTCGGTCGGAACATATGACTGGATTCGCAACGAATCCCCCGGGTCGGAAATTCGCTGGTTGCTCCTTCTGCTGATCCCTCTGCTTTGTATCGCCGAACAGTTCCTCGCCAGCCGTTTGAGCTACGTCGACTAG
- a CDS encoding serine/threonine-protein kinase, translating to MTDRGAESSDSDSNFDPELLEFLEKHCDAIQEGQDFDVPESLLRKHPNLLQLVDCINLLDSMATDGGQDSVAQTLVSSDSGWSSSSLQSLPREFGSYVLEAELGRGGMGVVYRARHQTLDSHFALKMVRSCEFASDEEVRRFFREARAASRLRHSNIVSVHDAGEHEGIPFLVMAYISECTLADRIKEGEISLDESTAMLIQIARAVGYLHRQDVIHRDLKPSNILIDDDGNAFVTDFGLAKVFELDDEQTMSGAILGTPAYMSPEQAWGKVNSVTFRSDIYSLGAILYELSTGQPPFSESVPLDQILRLRDSEPKHPQKINPAIPRPLAQICMRCLEKKPENRYGSADELADDLERFLNQEPIVLKSMGLWNSVRRWARREPALVVHLTAFIVIFAVVQLAELADPGLRPSYLPEMIILGTWGIASIVFQRLLTKDVRFVRRCWVASDAILFTAAVYYAARPVESLVAGYALLIVASAMWYKPRLVAVTTVTSVISYFFLHSMRGDPETPGHYPYLVAGILIVTGGIVISLVRRILQLLSFRSRL from the coding sequence AGCTTGTCGATTGCATAAATCTGCTCGATTCAATGGCGACGGATGGTGGGCAGGACAGCGTCGCACAAACACTGGTGTCGTCTGATTCCGGTTGGTCGAGTTCGTCGCTCCAGTCGCTTCCTCGCGAGTTTGGTTCGTATGTTCTGGAAGCTGAACTGGGACGCGGTGGAATGGGGGTCGTCTATCGGGCCCGGCATCAGACTCTGGATTCTCACTTCGCCCTGAAAATGGTGCGGTCGTGCGAGTTCGCTTCTGATGAAGAAGTTCGACGCTTCTTCCGAGAAGCACGCGCAGCTTCGCGGCTTCGACATTCGAATATCGTGAGCGTACACGATGCGGGCGAACACGAGGGAATTCCGTTTCTGGTGATGGCTTACATTTCCGAGTGTACGCTGGCAGATCGAATCAAAGAGGGCGAAATCAGTCTGGACGAGTCAACGGCGATGCTCATTCAGATAGCGCGTGCGGTCGGATATCTCCACCGGCAGGACGTCATCCATCGCGATCTTAAGCCATCCAATATTCTCATCGACGATGACGGAAATGCTTTTGTTACCGATTTCGGATTGGCAAAAGTCTTCGAACTCGATGATGAGCAAACGATGTCGGGAGCGATTCTGGGAACACCGGCATATATGTCACCGGAACAAGCGTGGGGGAAGGTGAATTCGGTCACCTTTCGCTCGGATATCTACAGCCTCGGAGCGATTCTCTATGAGCTTTCAACTGGGCAGCCTCCGTTTTCGGAGAGTGTTCCGCTCGATCAGATTCTTCGTCTACGTGATAGCGAGCCGAAGCATCCTCAGAAAATCAATCCGGCGATTCCTCGTCCGCTCGCTCAAATTTGCATGCGATGTCTCGAGAAGAAGCCAGAAAATCGCTACGGGTCGGCGGATGAACTGGCAGACGATCTGGAACGATTCCTTAATCAAGAACCGATCGTTTTGAAATCGATGGGGCTTTGGAATTCTGTGCGTCGTTGGGCTCGGCGAGAACCTGCGCTTGTGGTGCATCTGACGGCTTTCATTGTAATCTTCGCCGTGGTGCAACTTGCGGAGTTGGCAGATCCCGGACTCCGACCGTCGTACCTGCCGGAGATGATCATTCTCGGAACGTGGGGAATTGCTTCGATCGTGTTTCAACGGTTGCTGACGAAGGACGTTCGCTTTGTTCGTCGTTGTTGGGTGGCTTCAGATGCAATCCTGTTCACAGCTGCGGTCTACTACGCCGCACGACCAGTTGAGTCTCTCGTAGCAGGTTATGCGTTGCTAATCGTTGCGAGTGCCATGTGGTATAAACCGCGGCTCGTGGCTGTGACGACGGTGACTTCGGTGATCTCCTATTTCTTTCTGCATTCGATGCGAGGAGACCCTGAAACGCCGGGGCATTATCCCTATCTCGTTGCGGGAATTCTGATCGTCACAGGCGGAATCGTCATTTCGCTCGTGCGAAGAATCCTGCAGCTCCTGTCGTTTCGATCGAGACTTTAG